A window from Desulfatiglans anilini DSM 4660 encodes these proteins:
- a CDS encoding MarR family EPS-associated transcriptional regulator: MNKYLPGAYEQEIHLRLLRIIAEADRSLTQREMSRLAGISIGKTNYCVRALIQKGMVRAQRFKNAKAKVAYIYKLTPAGLEEKLRLAAAFLKRKLREYEALRREIESLQKEVHPSKELQNS; the protein is encoded by the coding sequence ATGAACAAATACCTCCCGGGCGCCTATGAGCAGGAAATTCACCTTCGGCTGCTTCGGATCATCGCCGAGGCCGACCGTAGTTTGACCCAACGGGAGATGTCGCGGCTGGCAGGTATCAGTATAGGCAAGACGAACTACTGCGTCAGGGCGTTGATTCAAAAGGGCATGGTAAGAGCCCAGCGCTTCAAAAACGCAAAGGCCAAAGTAGCTTATATCTATAAACTGACCCCTGCCGGCCTCGAAGAAAAGCTGCGTCTGGCCGCAGCCTTTTTGAAACGCAAGCTGCGCGAGTACGAAGCCCTTCGAAGGGAGATCGAGTCCTTGCAAAAGGAAGTCCACCCTTCCAAAGAGCTACAAAACAGCTGA
- a CDS encoding caspase family protein, whose product MANKALLVGVNRYRLPGADLQGCVNDVTNVRDVLLKYFGFTVKQIRVLVDARATKAAVFKRLEWLVKGAKEGDRLLFHFSGHGSQIRDRSGDELKDRLDEILCPHDMDWDGTYIIDDELKTFFGKVPTGVRLDVLLDCCHSGTGTREAFAMAALPEERAFRPRFLPPPIDILCRQMDEEEDLKVKRLLKATNPANHALFAGCRDNQTSADAYIGGSYNGAFTYYFCKHLRDTQGNLARSELMKRLRASLKFEGYSQVPQLECQAARRKKRLLD is encoded by the coding sequence ATGGCCAATAAAGCGCTTCTCGTTGGTGTGAATCGGTACAGGCTTCCCGGTGCGGATCTTCAAGGGTGCGTCAACGATGTGACCAATGTCCGGGATGTCCTGCTCAAGTACTTCGGCTTCACGGTGAAGCAGATCCGCGTGCTGGTGGACGCGCGGGCGACCAAGGCGGCGGTCTTCAAACGGCTTGAATGGCTGGTCAAAGGGGCCAAGGAGGGGGACAGGCTGCTCTTTCACTTCTCGGGGCACGGGTCGCAGATCCGGGATCGAAGCGGAGACGAGCTGAAGGACCGGCTGGACGAGATCCTCTGTCCGCACGACATGGACTGGGACGGCACCTACATCATCGACGACGAACTGAAGACCTTTTTCGGGAAGGTGCCGACGGGGGTTCGGCTGGATGTCTTGCTGGACTGCTGTCATTCGGGGACCGGCACGCGGGAGGCCTTTGCGATGGCAGCGCTTCCCGAGGAGCGGGCTTTCCGGCCGCGGTTCCTGCCGCCGCCGATCGACATCCTGTGCCGTCAGATGGACGAAGAGGAAGACCTCAAGGTCAAGCGCTTGTTGAAGGCGACGAACCCTGCCAATCATGCCCTGTTTGCCGGGTGCCGGGACAATCAGACCTCGGCCGACGCCTACATCGGGGGATCCTACAACGGCGCGTTCACGTATTATTTCTGCAAGCACCTGCGCGACACGCAGGGCAATCTTGCAAGGTCCGAGCTGATGAAGCGGCTGCGGGCCTCGTTGAAGTTCGAGGGGTACAGCCAGGTCCCGCAGTTGGAGTGCCAGGCGGCGCGGCGCAAGAAGCGGCTGCTCGACTGA